GCGCTGCTCAACCGGTACGGCGACGTCACCGAGGACGGCACCTACACGAGCCCGATCGAGAGCGACAACCGCCGGTTCTTCACCATGCTGGGCACGCTGATCCGCGGCCGGATCAGCGTGGCGGGCGGCGCGATCCACGCCACCGAGCGGGCGCTGGCGATCGCGACCCGGTACGCGGAGAAGCGCCGCCAGTTCGGCCGTCCCGGCGCGGACGGCGAGACGGTGCTGCTGGATTACCGTGCGCACCAACGGAAACTGCTGCCGGCGATCGCGCGCACCTACGCGCTGCACTTCGCGCACGAGGAGCTGACCCGGGCGCTGCACGACATCCAGGGCACCGCGGACGCCGAGGAACGGGCGCAGCGCGAGCTGGAGTCCCGGGCCGCGGGCATCAAGGCGATCGCGACCTGGCACGCCACCCGCAGCATCCAGACGGCGCGGGAAGCGTGTGGTGGCGCGGGATACCTGTCGGAGAACCTGCTGCCCGCGCTGAAGGCCGACACCGACGTGTTCACCACGTTCGAGGGCGACAACACGGTGCTGCTGCAGCTGGTCGCGAAGGGCCTGCTGACGAGCTACCGCGACCACTTCGCCGACCTGAGCCCGCTGGCGACGGCCCGGTTCGTGGCCGAGCAGTTCGTCGGCGCGGTGATCGAGCGGACCGCGGCGCGCAAGGTGATCGAGCGGCTGGTGGACGCCGCGCCCGGCCGGGACGACGACGATGTGCTGTTCGACCGCGGCTGGCAGGTGAAGCTGTTCGAGGACCGCGAGCAGCACGTGCTGGAGGGCTGCGCGCGACGGCTGCGCCGGGCGGCGGAGGCGGACCCGTTCGAGGTGTTCAACGACGCGCAGGACCACGTGCTGCGGGCGGCGAAGGTGCACGTCGAGCGGATCGTGCTGGAGGCGTTCGTCGCGGCGATCGACCGGTGTGCGGACCAGGACGCGCGGGCCCTGCTGGAGCGGGTGTGCGACCTGTACGTGCTGTCGAACGTCGAAGAGGATCGCGCGTGGTTCCTGGAGCACGGCCGGCTGACGTCGGCGCGGGCGAAGGCGGTGGTCGCCGCGGTGAACGACCTGTGCGCCGAACTACGCCCCCACGCGCGACTGCTGGTGGACGGCTTCGCGGTGCCGGAACCGTTCCTGCGCCCCGCGATGCTGCGTTAGACGCGCGTGCTGACCTCCTCCGTGCTCGCGGCGCTAACTGAGAGCGCGGAACGACTCCTGGCCACCGGGGCCGACGTCGTCTTCGTCGCCGGGTGCAAGATCAGCCGCTTCAACGAGAGGTTCTTCGCGGGCTCGGCCCCCGGGAACGCCTAGCGACGCCGGCTCCGGCGCCTGCTCGGCTGACGACCGCGCGGTCAGCGGGCGAGGTGGGCCCCGATGCCGTCGAGCAGGAAGTCCAGCCCCCTGCGGAACGTGGCGTCGGCGTCGGGCCTGCTTCCGTCGCGGACGAAGGCTGCCAGCGCTGGGTATCGGCCCGTCGCGAAGGCCCGTTCCAGGTGCGGCCAGGACGCGGCCTGCCACTGCGTCTTGTCCATCCCGCTGGCCCGCTCGGCGCGCCGCTCCGCGATCTCCTGCCGCACGGCGCCGATGACGTACGAGTCGACGGCCGCGACCACCGGCAGGACGGCGTCCGCATCGACGCCCCGCAGCCCCGGCGACCACCGCCTCCAGCCTGGCCAGCGCGCTCGGCCCGAGCTGGGGCCGTCCGCCGAGCAGGTCGGCGAGCCATTCGTGCCGGTGGACGGCCTGCCGGGTGGCTTCCGCGAGTGACCGCAGCACCTCCCGCCAGCCCTCGCCGGAGGGCCGGATCTTCCGCGACGAGTCGACCATCAGGTCGAGCAGCTCCTCCTTCGTTTCGAGGTAGCCGTACAGCCGCATCGGGCCGACGCCCAGCTCGGCGGCGACCTTGCGCAGCGACACGGCGTCCAGGCCGTCCGCATCGGCCAGCCGGATCGCCGCCTCGACGATCCGCTCCCGGCTCAGTGCTCGTGAACATCGCCATCGTCGGAGCCGGCCGGGGCGGCCTGGCCCTCGCCCGCGTGCTGCACGTGCACGGCATCGAATCCGTCGTGTACGAACGCGACTCGTCGCGGAACGCGCGCGGCCAGGGCGGCATGCTCGACATCCACTCCGGGCAGCAGGCGCTGCGCGAGGCCGGGCTGTTCGACCGGTTCCAGGCGATCGCTCGCGTCGCGGGCCAGGACATGCGGCTCCTGGAACCGGACGGCACCCTGCTGCTGCAGGAGGACACGCCCGCCGCCCCACTCGACCGGCCCGAGGTCGACCGCGCCGACCTGCGTGACCTGCTCCTCGACTCCCTCCCCGAGCGGCGGTCGAGGAGTACGAGCGGGAGATGTTCGACCGCACCAACTCGGCCGCCCGGAAGTCCGCTCAGATCCAGGAAATGCTCGCGGCGCCGGACGCGGCCCGGCGCATGCTCGCCTTCTTCTAGCCGTCGGGCGCCTGACCGCAGCTCAGGCGTAGAGCGCCAGCCAGACGGCGATGTAGTGCGAGAGCGCGGCCAGCACCGTGCACGCGTGGAAGAACTCGTGGTAGCCGAAGGTGTTGGGCCAGTAGTTCGGCCACTTCACCGCGTAGAACACCGCGCCGACGGTGTAGAACAGGCCGCCGACCAGCAGCAACACGAGCGCGGCCACCCCGGCGTGCGTGGCCAGCTCGGGCAGCACGAAGATCGCCACCCAGCCGAGCGCCACGTAGATCGGCACGCCGAGCCAGCGCGGCGCGCCCGGCCACAGCATCTTCAACGCCACCCCGGCCACCGCGCCACCCCAGACCACGCCCAGCACCACGTACCCGGTCGGCTTCGACATCGCCAGCAGCGTGAACGGCGTGTACGTGCCCGCGATGAACAGGAAGATCATCGAGTGGTCCGCGCGCTTCATCCACTGGTAGGCGCGTGGGCTCCACAACCGGCGGTGGTACAGCGCGCTGACCCCGAACACGCCGAGCACGGTCAGCCCGTACACCGACGTGGCGAGCGCCGCCAGGCCGGACACCGTCGTCCCGGCTAGGACGACCAGCGTCGCCACGCAGGCCAGCGCGCTGAAGAACGTCCAGAAGTGGATATGGCCGCGGAGCCGGGGACGGGTGTCGACGAAGGGTTCGGTCTCTACGGTCACACCAACAAGGTTACGGCGACGTAGGTTCCGCGCCAGTCAACCGTGGCCCGGCCCACGTCGCTTTCGGACCCTGCGTACATTGGTTGGACGTGAGTCTTCGCTCCTTCGGGTCCAAGCTTGTCTACGGCATCTACAGCCGCCGTCTGATCCAGCAGGCCGCGGGCAAGCACCCGCGCCACATCGCGATCATGCTGGACGGCAATCGCCGGTGGGCACGGGAAGCCGGCTTCACCGACGTCGCCGACGGGCACCGCGCGGGAGCGCGCAAGATCGCCGACTTCCTCACCTGGTGCCGCGAGGCCGACGTCGAGGTCGTGACGATGTGGCTGCTGTCCACGGACAACCTCAGCCGCGCCACCGAGGAGCTCGAACCGCTCCTGGAGATCATCGCCGACGTCGTCGACGAGCTGGCGCACCCCGGCAACCCGTGGCGCATCCGGGTCGTCGGCGCGCTGGAGCTGCTGCCCGAGCCGATCGCCAAGCGCCTGCAGTCGGCCGCGGCGAGCACCGAGAAGCGCACCGGCATGGAGGTCAACGTCGCCGTCGGCTACGGCGGGCGGCAGGAGATCGCCGACGCGGTCAAAAAGCTGCTGCTCCAGCACGCCGACGAGGGCACCTCCATCCGCGAGCTGGCGAAGATCCTCGACGTCGACCACATCTCCGAGCACCTCTACACCTCGGGCCAGCCCGATCCGGACCTCATCATCCGCACCTCCGGTGAGCAGCGGCTGTCCGGTTTCCTGCTGTGGCAGTCGGCGCACTCCGAGTTCTGGTTCACGGAGGCCTACTGGCCCGCTTTCCGCAGGGTCGATTTCCTCCGCGCACTTCGTGACTACGCGTGGCGGCACCGCCGTTTCGGTACTTGACAACACGTTCCGTGCCGATCCGTTGATTTCTCCTCTACCGACGGTGAGATGACAACCTGGTGAATCACCTGCCTGGCTGCCTGCACGAAACGGCGAACGCAGGTAACTTCCGAAGTGATGGCTCGTGACCTTGCGGACCATCACGGGAGGCCCTGGTAGTGGCGGTTGTAGAGCAGACGGCGAATGAGCCGTTCGCGATACCCACGAGGGGGCCGGCACCCGGCCCTCGTGGCCCTGCGCGCTGACGCGTAAGCGACAGCGAAGAGCGGACCAGCCAGGGTGGTGCCCGGCCCAGCGAGTGTGGGCGTGGTGCCACGTCCACGAGGGAGATGCCGTCGTGACTACGCAGCGTTCGCCCCGTAAGGCCTCCGGCCGCTCACCGAATTCCGCGGAGGGCACCGCAGAACCCCCGAGTTCCGTGCCAGGGCAGCACACCTATGTCCTGGACACCTCGGTTCTGCTGGCCGACCCGTGGGCCATCACGAGATTCGCCGAGCACGCCGTGGTCCTGCCGTTGGTCGTGATCAGTGAACTGGAGGCGAAACGGCATCACCCCGAACTGGGCTGGTTCGCGCGGGAATCCCTGCGTCAGCTCGACGACCTGCGGCTCAAGCACGGCCGCCTGGACGCGCCGATCCCGATCGGGGACTCTGGCGGCACCCTGCACGTCGAGCTGAACCACTCGGACCCGACGGTCCTGCCGCCCGGGTTCCGCACGGACTCCAACGACCACCGGATCCTGGCCTGCGCGCTGAACCTCAAGGTCGAGCGCGAGGCGGTCACCCTGGTCACCAAGGACATCCCGCTGCGCGTCAAGGCGGGCGCCGTCGGGCTGCCCGCCGACGAGTACCGCGCCCTGGAGGTCGCGCCGTCCGGCTGGACCGGGATGGTCGACGTGGAGGTCCCGCAGGAGGCGGTCGACGCGTTGTTCCGCGACGGTGTCGTGGACCTGGCCGAGTACGGGCTGCCCGAGGTGGGCGAATCGCCCTGCCACACCGGCCTGCGGCTGGTGGCGGGTTCCGGCAGCTCGTCCGCGCTGGGCAGGCTGACCCCGGCCAAGAAGGTCAAGCTGGTCCGCGGGGACAAGGAGGCGTTCGGCTTGCACGGCCGCTCGGCCGAGCAGCGGATCGCGCTGGACCTGCTGCTCGACCCGGACATCGGCATCGTCTCGCTCGGCGGCCGCGCCGGCACCGGCAAGTCCGCGCTCGCGCTGTGCGCCGGGCTGGAGTCGGTGATGGAACGCCGCGAGCACCGCAAGGTGGTCGTGTTCCGGCCGGTGTACGCCGTCGGCGGCCAGGACCTCGGCTACCTGCCGGGGTCGGAGTCGGAGAAGATGCAGCCGTGGGCGCAGGCGGTGTTCGACACCCTCGGCGCCCTGGTCAGCCAGGACGTGCTGGACGAGGTGTTCGACCGCGGCATGCTGGAGGTCCTGCCGCTGACGCACATCCGCGGCCGGTCCCTGCACGACTCGTTCGTGATCGTGGACGAGGCGCAGTCGCTGGAGCGGAACGTGCTGCTCACCGTGCTGTCGCGGCTGGGCACCGCGTCCCGCGTGGTGCTCACGCACGACGTCGCGCAGCGGGACAACCTGCGCGTCGGGCGCCACGACGGCGTTTCGGCGGTGATCGAGAAGCTGAAGGGCCACCCGCTCTTCGCGCACGTCACGCTGACCCGTTCGGAGCGGTCGCCGATCGCCGCGCTGGTCACGGAGATGCTGGAGGACCACGGGTAAGCGTGGGCGGGGCCGCCTCCGGCGAGGCGGCCCCGTTCCTCACCAGCCCGCGGGCAGCGGTCGTCCCTCGGCGAAGCCGGCGGCCGACTGGATGCCCAGCACCGCGCGGCGGTGGAAGTCCTCGATGTCCCGCGCGCCCGCGTAGGTGAACGCGGACCGGACGCCCGAGCAGATCTCGTCGATCAGGTCCTCGACGCCGGGGCGCTGCGGGTCGAGCAGCATCCGCGACGACGAGATGCCCTCCTCGAACAGGGCCTTGCGGGCCCGCTCGAACACGTTGTCGGTGCGCGTGCGGGCGCCCACGGCCCGCTTCGACGCCATCCCGAACGACTCCTTGTACGGACGGCCGTGCTCGTCGTAGCGCAGGTCGCCGGGGGATTCGTGGGTGCCGGCGAACCAGGAGCCGACCATGGCCGCGGACGCGCCGGCGGCGAGCGCCAGCGCGACGTCGCGGGGGTGGCGGACGCCGCCGTCGGCCCACACGTGCTTGCCCAGCTCACGGGCGGCTTTCGCGCACTCCAGCACCGCGGAGAACTGCGGGCGGCCGACGCCGGTCATCATCCGCGTCGTGCACATCGCGCCGGGGCCGACGCCGACCTTGACCACGTCCGCGCCCGCGTCGATGAGGTCACGCGTGCCCTCCGCGGTGACCACGTTGCCCGCCACGACCGGCACCGCGGGCGAGACCGAGCGGACGGCCTTCAGCGCGGCGATCATCTTCTCCTGGTGGCCGTGCGCGGTGTCGACCACGAGCGTGTCGATGCCCGCGGCCAGCAGCGACTCGGCCTTGGCGGCGACGTCGCCGTTGATACCCACGGCGGCCGCGACGCGCAGTTTCTGTTGCGCGTCCACGGCCGGGGTGTAGATGTCGGCGCGCAGCGCCGCGGTCTGGGTGAGGATCCCGGCGAGCTTGCCGTCGGCGTCCACCCCCAGCGCGATCTGGGCGCCCGCGGCGTGCAGGCGCTCGAAAACCTCCCGCGACGGGGTGTCGAGCGGGCAGGTCACGGGCGGGGTGTAGGCGACCTCGGCGACGCGCGCGAAGCGGTCCACGCCCGTGCAGGCGGCCTCGTCGACGATGCCGTGTGGGCGGCCGTCCTCGTCGACCACGACGACGGCGCCGTGCGCGCGCTTGCCGATCAGGTTGAGAGCGTCCGCGACGGCGTCACCGGCGGTGAGGACCAGCGGGGTGTCCCAGGTGGTGTGGCGGCTCTTGATCCAGGCGACGATGTCGGCGACCGCGGCCGGGTCGACGTCCTGCGGCAGGACGACGAGCCCGCCGCGCCGCGCGACGGTCTCGGCCATCCGCCGCCCCGCGACGGCGGTCATGTTGGCGACGACGATCGGGATCGTGGCGCCGGTGCCGTCGACGGTGGACAGGTCGACGTCGAAGCGCGATTCCACGGCCGAGCGGTTGGGCACGAGGAAGACGTCGTCGTAAGTCAGGTCGTGAGCGGGCCCGTGGCCATCGAGAAAACGCACGAGTCCCCAGACTACGGCACAATCGGCGCCATGGCCGATCGGGACCGCGACGCCGAGGGCAAGCCGCGAAACGCCCGCCCGCGCGACGGGCTGGGGCGGCCGCTGCCGTACGGGACGCCGGGGGTGGAGCGCCAGCCGGAGGGCATCGCGCGCACCCCGGCGGAGACGGTGGAGGAGGCCCAGCGCCTGCTGGACGCCGGACGCCCGTTCCACGCGCACGAGGTGTTCGAGGACGCGTGGAAGTCCTCCGACGGCGCGGACCGCGGGTTGTGGAAGGGGCTGGCGCAGCTGGCGGTCGGGCTGACGCACGCCGCGCGCGGCAACGCGAAGGGCGCGGTGTCGCTGCTGACCCGCGGCGCCACGGCGATCGAGCCCTACGCGGCGGAGTCCCCGCACGGGATCGACGTGGCCGGCCTGGTCGCCTGGGCCCGGGAGGGTGCGGAGGCGCCGGAAAATCTCCGCACCCCGCGGCTCACCTAGCCGCTTCCTGTCAGGGTGGGCCTGTGACCGCGCGGACAACGCACCGCACCCAGCCACCCCGCCCGGCCATCCCGCCCCGGCGCCCGGCCAGCTCGCGGCCGTACCGGGCCACCTCGCGGCCGTGCCGGGCCACCCCGGGGCCGTGCCGGGCCTCCCCGGGGCTGTGCCGGGCCAGCTTGCGGCTGTGCCGGGCCTCCCCGGGGCTGTGCCGGGCCAGCTTGCGGCTGTGCCGGGCCTCCCCGGGGCTGTGCCGGGCCAGCTCGCGGCCGTGCCTGGCCACCGCGCGACCGCTTCCGGCGACCTCGCCGCCGCGCCCGGGCCAACCCGCGACCATGGCGGGCCACCCCGCAGCCGCTACTGGCCACCCGGCCCCGGCGCCCGGCGGGCTCCGCCGCGCGCGGCAGCGCGCCGCGGGCGGCAAAGCCGCCGCAAAACACGCGGCGGGTGCCGTGTTTGCCGTTCCGTGCGCTGTGTTTGCCGGACGGGCGGCGGCCGGGTCAGACGACCTTGCGCGAGGCCTCCAGGTTCGTCGCGAGGTTGTTCAGCGTGCGGGCCTGCGCCACGTAGTCCATCGACGAGAACTCCCACGGGAAAACCTGCCCGGCGGCGGCCGCCGGCGTGCGGGCGAACGTCGCCTGCTGCATGAGCGTGTCCTTGTCCATCGCGCGCAGCGAGTACAGCACCACGTCGGCCGGGTACTTGCCGATGTTCTCCCAGCTGACCTGCTCCCAGTAGTACTTCGAGCCGCCCGGGTCGGGGTAGGTCAGGCCGAGCTCGGTGTAGCTGCGCAGCGCCGGGTCGTCGGCGGCCTTGCAGATGTAGACGCCGTCGCCGGGGTAGGCGGCGATCGCCATCAGGGTGAGGCCCTTGCCGGTGGCGTTCTTGAACCGGGTGCGGGCGGTTTCGTAGGCCTGCTTGGCGTTCGCGGCAGGCTCGGTGCCCAGCGCCCGGACCAGCTCGACGGTCCGGTCGACGACGTTGGTCGCGGAGCCGGCCATCTTCAGCGCCACGATCGGCGCGATCTCGGCGACGGCCTGCTGCTGGGTCACGTCCTTGAACCCGTACAGCGGCTGCGCCGGGTCGATCTTGCCCGTGCTGTCCACGGGGTAGGCGTGGGTGAGGATCAGGTCCGGCTTGGCGGCGGCGAGTGCCTCGATGTCGATCTCGCCGTAGGTGCGGCCGACCTCCTTGACCTGGCTGAGGTCGCGGCCGGTGAAGTTCACGTCGTCGGCGAGGCCGGTATAGCCGAACGAGGCGACGGGCGTGATGCCGTAGTTCCACAGGGACGCGATGGCGTCGTTGAGGCCGGCGATGCGCGTCGGGCGGGCGTCGAGGTCGACCTTGGTGCCCAGGTCGTCCGTGAACGACCAGGCGCCGCCGCTCGCGGACGAGTCCGATCCGCTGGAACCGCACGCGGCGAGTAGACCGGTCGCGGCCACGGCCAGGCTGCCGGTGAGGAAGGTCCGGCGGGTCGCTGTCATGAGGTCACCTTTCGTCGGGGTCAACGTCGTCGGAGGAGGAGCCAGATGAGGTAGGGGGCGCCGATCGCGGCCGTGATCAGGCCGACCGGGACCTCCCAGCTGAACGCGGTGCGGCCGAGCAGGTCGGACGCCTGGACGAGCAGGGCGCCGCCGAGCGCGGACGCGACCAGCGGCGGCCGGGACCCGCCCGTGAGGCGCAGCATGATCTGCGGGGTGACCAGCGCGACGAAGCCGATCGGCCCGGCGGCGGCGACCGCGGCCGCGGTGAGCCCGACGGCCACGCCGATCGCGCCCAGCCGGGAGGCCTGGATGCGCACACCCAGCCCGGCGGCCGCGTCGTCGCCGAGCTGGGTGACGGCGAGCGTGCGGGGCAGCGTGAGCGCGGCCGGGACGAGCAGCGCGGCGAGGATGAGCAGGGGGATCGCCTGGTCCCAGCTGACGGCGCTGATCGAGCCGACGAGCCACACCGTGGCCTGGGCGGCACTGTTGATGCTGGCGAGGATGAGGAGCCAGCTGGTGAGCGCCGTGAGGACGGCCCCGCACCCGATGCCGACCAGCACCAGCCGGAAGCCGTCGACGCCGTGGCGCCAGGAGAACCAGTAGACGGCCGCGGCGGCGACGAGACCGCCGACGAGCGCGGCGGCCGGCACGCCGATGGTGGTGATTCCGCTGGCGAGGCTGTAGACGCCGCCCCCGAAGACGATCACCGCGACCGCGGCCGCGGAGGCGCCGCCGGTGACGCCGAGGATGTCCGGGGTGGCGAGCGGGTTGCGGGAGATGGTCTGGGTGAGTGCCCCGGCCATGGCGAGGCAGGCGCCCGCCACGCACCCGGTGACGGCCCGCGGGACGCGCAGGTCGAACAGGATGTGCCGGTCGATGCGGTGCCCGCCGCCCGTGAGCAGCTCGGGCAGCTGGGCGAGCGGGATGGGGTACTCGCCGATGGTTACGCCCACCGCGGTGACCAGCAGGAGCGCCACGAGCACCACGAGGCAGACGGTGGCCGCGCGGGTGTTCCACCGCACGCCGAGGGTGGTGGTCATGCGCGCCCGCCGCCCCGGGTGACGAGGCCCGCCGCACGGGCTGTGTGGGGGAGGTCGGCCGCGGACCGGTCCGTGATTGCGGCGCTGTGTTGCGGACGGCGTGCGAAGGCGCCGCCGCCGAGGATGGGCGGTGTGATGCCGGCCGGGGGTTGCGCCGCGGCCGCGATCGGGTGGCCGGCGGGTGGGGTGGCACTGGTCGCGACTGCGTGTCGGGTCGTGTGGGTGGGTTGGGTGTGTGGCAGCAGAGCTTCACCAGCCGGGTTCGGCGGGCGATCAGGACGAAGGCGCCGCCGCCGAGGATGGCCAGCATGATGCCGGCCGGGGGTTGCGCCGCGGCCGCGATCGGGTGGGGTGGCACTGGTCGCGACTGCGTGTCGGGCCGTGGGGGTGCGTTGGGTGGGTGGCATCAGAGCTTCACCAGCCGGGTTCGGCGGGCGATCAGGACGAATGCGCCGCCGCCGAGGAAGGCCAGCGTGATGCCGGCCGGGAGCTCCGCCGGGGCGGCGATCAGGCGGCCTGCGACGTCGGCGAGCAACAGCAGCACCGCGCCGGCCAGGGCGGAGCACGGGAGCAGCCACCGGTGATCGGGGCCGGTCACGGTGCGCACCACGTGCGGGACGATCAGGCCGAGCGCGGCGATCGGCCCGGCGGCGGCTGTCGCGGCGCCGGCCAGCAGCGTCACCGCGGCCAGGCCGACCATGCGACTCACCGCGACCGACTGGCCCAGCCCACGCGCGGTGTCCTCGCCCAGGGAGACCGCGTTCAGCGCCCGCGTGTTCAGCATCGCCAGCACCAGCCCGGCCACCACGAACGGCAGGATCCCGAGGCTGATGCTCGCGTCGCGGCCGCTGATCGAACCCACCACCCAGCGGCGGTAGACGTCCAGCGTCGGGTTGTCGCTCAGGATCACCAGCGACGTGAAGGTCGACAGCAGCGCCATCACGGCCGCCCCGGCCAGCGCCATCGGCACCGGGCTCAGCTGGCGCCCGCTCGACCCGATGGCGAACACCGCCGCCGTCGCGATCAGCGCCCCCGCGAAACCGAACCACACCTGACCACCGGGATCGGCCACCCCGAAAACCTGCGCGGCCAGCGCCACCGCGAGCGCGGCGCCCGCGTTGATGCCGAGCAGACCGGGATCGGCCAGCGGGTTGCGGGTGTGCCCCTGCATGAGGACCCCGGCGGCGCCGAGCGCGACACCGACGAGCACCCCCAGGGCGGTGCGCGGCAGGCGCACGTCACGGACGATCGTCGCCGCCTCGCTGCCGTCGTCGTGCAGCAACACCCGGACGGCGGTGCCGATGCCGAGGTGGTTGCTGCCCAGGACCAGGCTCAACGCGACC
The window above is part of the Amycolatopsis thermoflava N1165 genome. Proteins encoded here:
- a CDS encoding PhoH family protein; this encodes MPGQHTYVLDTSVLLADPWAITRFAEHAVVLPLVVISELEAKRHHPELGWFARESLRQLDDLRLKHGRLDAPIPIGDSGGTLHVELNHSDPTVLPPGFRTDSNDHRILACALNLKVEREAVTLVTKDIPLRVKAGAVGLPADEYRALEVAPSGWTGMVDVEVPQEAVDALFRDGVVDLAEYGLPEVGESPCHTGLRLVAGSGSSSALGRLTPAKKVKLVRGDKEAFGLHGRSAEQRIALDLLLDPDIGIVSLGGRAGTGKSALALCAGLESVMERREHRKVVVFRPVYAVGGQDLGYLPGSESEKMQPWAQAVFDTLGALVSQDVLDEVFDRGMLEVLPLTHIRGRSLHDSFVIVDEAQSLERNVLLTVLSRLGTASRVVLTHDVAQRDNLRVGRHDGVSAVIEKLKGHPLFAHVTLTRSERSPIAALVTEMLEDHG
- a CDS encoding GuaB1 family IMP dehydrogenase-related protein, which produces MRFLDGHGPAHDLTYDDVFLVPNRSAVESRFDVDLSTVDGTGATIPIVVANMTAVAGRRMAETVARRGGLVVLPQDVDPAAVADIVAWIKSRHTTWDTPLVLTAGDAVADALNLIGKRAHGAVVVVDEDGRPHGIVDEAACTGVDRFARVAEVAYTPPVTCPLDTPSREVFERLHAAGAQIALGVDADGKLAGILTQTAALRADIYTPAVDAQQKLRVAAAVGINGDVAAKAESLLAAGIDTLVVDTAHGHQEKMIAALKAVRSVSPAVPVVAGNVVTAEGTRDLIDAGADVVKVGVGPGAMCTTRMMTGVGRPQFSAVLECAKAARELGKHVWADGGVRHPRDVALALAAGASAAMVGSWFAGTHESPGDLRYDEHGRPYKESFGMASKRAVGARTRTDNVFERARKALFEEGISSSRMLLDPQRPGVEDLIDEICSGVRSAFTYAGARDIEDFHRRAVLGIQSAAGFAEGRPLPAGW
- a CDS encoding FecCD family ABC transporter permease yields the protein MTTTLGVRWNTRAATVCLVVLVALLLVTAVGVTIGEYPIPLAQLPELLTGGGHRIDRHILFDLRVPRAVTGCVAGACLAMAGALTQTISRNPLATPDILGVTGGASAAAVAVIVFGGGVYSLASGITTIGVPAAALVGGLVAAAAVYWFSWRHGVDGFRLVLVGIGCGAVLTALTSWLLILASINSAAQATVWLVGSISAVSWDQAIPLLILAALLVPAALTLPRTLAVTQLGDDAAAGLGVRIQASRLGAIGVAVGLTAAAVAAAGPIGFVALVTPQIMLRLTGGSRPPLVASALGGALLVQASDLLGRTAFSWEVPVGLITAAIGAPYLIWLLLRRR
- a CDS encoding acyl-CoA dehydrogenase — encoded protein: MNPDALTAVLDGQWAQLRREIRAQFAGYDLDEPYDLSTEEYRAWVLDRLRELAKSGWHRLGFSREYGGGGDIGGSVVSFEMLGYGDLSLMVKSGVQWGLFGGAIQLLGTAPHHERYLARIMDLDLLGCFAMTETGHGSDVQHLRTTATYDPATREFVIDTPDEQARKDYIGNAARHGQVAVVFAQLVTGGESRGVHAFVVPIRDETGAPMPGVEIGDDGRKAGLNGVDNGRLTFHSVRVPRDALLNRYGDVTEDGTYTSPIESDNRRFFTMLGTLIRGRISVAGGAIHATERALAIATRYAEKRRQFGRPGADGETVLLDYRAHQRKLLPAIARTYALHFAHEELTRALHDIQGTADAEERAQRELESRAAGIKAIATWHATRSIQTAREACGGAGYLSENLLPALKADTDVFTTFEGDNTVLLQLVAKGLLTSYRDHFADLSPLATARFVAEQFVGAVIERTAARKVIERLVDAAPGRDDDDVLFDRGWQVKLFEDREQHVLEGCARRLRRAAEADPFEVFNDAQDHVLRAAKVHVERIVLEAFVAAIDRCADQDARALLERVCDLYVLSNVEEDRAWFLEHGRLTSARAKAVVAAVNDLCAELRPHARLLVDGFAVPEPFLRPAMLR
- the trhA gene encoding PAQR family membrane homeostasis protein TrhA, coding for MTVETEPFVDTRPRLRGHIHFWTFFSALACVATLVVLAGTTVSGLAALATSVYGLTVLGVFGVSALYHRRLWSPRAYQWMKRADHSMIFLFIAGTYTPFTLLAMSKPTGYVVLGVVWGGAVAGVALKMLWPGAPRWLGVPIYVALGWVAIFVLPELATHAGVAALVLLLVGGLFYTVGAVFYAVKWPNYWPNTFGYHEFFHACTVLAALSHYIAVWLALYA
- a CDS encoding FecCD family ABC transporter permease; the protein is MNAIMSPSVTRTTPRRLVLLVSLLAALVVAVALSLVLGSNHLGIGTAVRVLLHDDGSEAATIVRDVRLPRTALGVLVGVALGAAGVLMQGHTRNPLADPGLLGINAGAALAVALAAQVFGVADPGGQVWFGFAGALIATAAVFAIGSSGRQLSPVPMALAGAAVMALLSTFTSLVILSDNPTLDVYRRWVVGSISGRDASISLGILPFVVAGLVLAMLNTRALNAVSLGEDTARGLGQSVAVSRMVGLAAVTLLAGAATAAAGPIAALGLIVPHVVRTVTGPDHRWLLPCSALAGAVLLLLADVAGRLIAAPAELPAGITLAFLGGGAFVLIARRTRLVKL
- a CDS encoding DUF309 domain-containing protein — protein: MADRDRDAEGKPRNARPRDGLGRPLPYGTPGVERQPEGIARTPAETVEEAQRLLDAGRPFHAHEVFEDAWKSSDGADRGLWKGLAQLAVGLTHAARGNAKGAVSLLTRGATAIEPYAAESPHGIDVAGLVAWAREGAEAPENLRTPRLT
- a CDS encoding isoprenyl transferase, translating into MSLRSFGSKLVYGIYSRRLIQQAAGKHPRHIAIMLDGNRRWAREAGFTDVADGHRAGARKIADFLTWCREADVEVVTMWLLSTDNLSRATEELEPLLEIIADVVDELAHPGNPWRIRVVGALELLPEPIAKRLQSAAASTEKRTGMEVNVAVGYGGRQEIADAVKKLLLQHADEGTSIRELAKILDVDHISEHLYTSGQPDPDLIIRTSGEQRLSGFLLWQSAHSEFWFTEAYWPAFRRVDFLRALRDYAWRHRRFGT
- a CDS encoding ABC transporter substrate-binding protein; the encoded protein is MTATRRTFLTGSLAVAATGLLAACGSSGSDSSASGGAWSFTDDLGTKVDLDARPTRIAGLNDAIASLWNYGITPVASFGYTGLADDVNFTGRDLSQVKEVGRTYGEIDIEALAAAKPDLILTHAYPVDSTGKIDPAQPLYGFKDVTQQQAVAEIAPIVALKMAGSATNVVDRTVELVRALGTEPAANAKQAYETARTRFKNATGKGLTLMAIAAYPGDGVYICKAADDPALRSYTELGLTYPDPGGSKYYWEQVSWENIGKYPADVVLYSLRAMDKDTLMQQATFARTPAAAAGQVFPWEFSSMDYVAQARTLNNLATNLEASRKVV